The DNA window CAGCCATGCGATGGCACGCGGCGGGTCGATCACCTCGACCCGGTTCGCCATCTCGTAGTCCTTTTCGGGATGGTTGTCGTGGTACATCGCCATCCGGAAAATCTGGCCAACTTCGGTCAGCTGCTCGCGGTCGAGGGGTTCGCGCACCCATCCGGTGCCGTCGATCGCCTCGTGCGTCGACGGGTCGGCCAGCACGTCGAAGACGACCTCGACGGGCGCGTTGACGGTCGCGGTGACGTTCACTTGTTGATCGGACATGTCGGTACAGACCGTCACCGGCCGCCGAACTCATCGTCAGAACAAGCCACATCCTGCGACACCGCACACGAAGGACGTGGCCCACAGATA is part of the Mycolicibacterium tusciae JS617 genome and encodes:
- a CDS encoding SRPBCC family protein — its product is MSDQQVNVTATVNAPVEVVFDVLADPSTHEAIDGTGWVREPLDREQLTEVGQIFRMAMYHDNHPEKDYEMANRVEVIDPPRAIAWLPGQGPDQRGNLLQSSELEFGGWIWRYDLESAGPGHTLVTLTYDWSGVPADMRDIEFPPFDVTHLDNSLKNLAGLAERRIVS